The genomic interval TATTTGAAATCGAGCGGGCTGAATGCGTCAAAGAATTTCCTGATAAAAAGTGGATCGTCCATATAAAAATTCAGAAAATTGTCATAGCGTTCCTGAGCAGTACCTTTCGGGAAGAGTTTATTTTTGAGGTTTAGAAGCTGATCAATTTCTGATTCGTGATTTCTTTCTTCTGCTTTTCTGATACGCTTTTCCAAATTTTCAAGAGAGTTCAGCAATTTAGCCTGTTCTGCTTTTACAGCTCCACCCATTGTTTTATCAACAGCTACTGCTTTTTCCAGTATTGAATCAAACACAGACAAAAATGAAGTTTTCTGATCATCCAGTGTAAGCGATTTCTCCGTAGTTTTTTCTACAAAAGTTCTGCGTAATACAACCTGGTCCAGAAATAGATCTTCATAATTTATTCTTAATTTCTCAACCTTTTTACGTTGCGAACTATTCACATACATTCCAAAATTACGCGGGATCAGCATGGGAAAAGGAACCTGGTAATGATCAAAAATCCCCTTTAACTGCATCCAGTATGGTACTTCCGAAGGCCCGCCGATGTATGCAAGATTAGGCAGAATCACTTCTTCATATAAAGGACGAAGTACAACATTCGGGCTAAAATATTCAGGATGCTCATCGGCCAGTTCAATAATCTCACCTTCCGAAAACGAAATATCTGTATTTAAAACTGTGAATGCATCACCCTCACGAACAATACGTTCTCTTAAATTGTCCTGTAGATAAAATAGGTTGATTTCCCTGGCGTGCAGTGGAGTATGATAACCCAGGGAAGAAAGTTTTTTAGTAGTGTCTGTAACAAGTTTCTCAGAGATGGGGTTTGTGAGTTCTTGCTTGATTATCGGGAGAAAATGCCGCTTCAAATCCGCATCATCCGCATCTATACAAATCAGGCCGTCCTGCCCGAACAATTCGTGCATATAACATCGAACAGCGTCTGACAACGTGTTGTTTTCCAGATATGCTTTGGCAAATAATAATGGTTTTACAGGAAGACGTTTCAGTATACTTTCGAGTTCTTTGGGATCCAGCCTGCCAACTGCGCCTTTATGTTCACCTTCCCATTTGTGCGTTTGCCCGAAAAGGTGAAAAGAAGCAATTTCTTCAAAATCGTGATCTTCTGTCGCCATCCAGTAAACCGGCACAAAATTGCAATCAGGATATGCCTTTTTCAGCTCTTGCGCTAACTTGATGGTTGTAACAATTTTATAAATGATATACAGCGGGCCTGCAAAAATATTAAGCTGGTGGCCTGTTGTTACCGTAAATGTTTTTGCATCCAGAAGAATAGAAAAATCCGGTTTATACGGACTTCCATGGTATTGTTTCTCTAAAACCTGAACCAGTGTCTGCCGTTTTTCCTGATCAAAATCTACTCTGCTGTCAATAGCTTTACGTGCATTGTCAATAGTTGGGTAAACACTGTAAAATTCCTGTAACGAAGGTTTCTGGTCGAGATAATCAAGAAGTAATGCAGGAAACTGTCCTGTATTACGCAGATCCACTTTTTTAAGGGTCATGAAAGGTGGTTTTTCAGTAACTGGTAGAGAATCCAACGCGATTGATTTTGATATACATTTACTTCAAAAGAAACTCTGCAAATATCGTTAAAGTTCAGGATTTCATTGACATCTTAAATTTGATACTGCCGGGAGCGAAGTTCTTCATTTAAAGTGCAATTATGCGGCAAATATAAATATCTGTTTTACAAATAGATAAGGAAAGGATATAAAGATATTCATGCCAAAGCCCTGTTGTATATGACGTCACATATTGCTGTTACAAAGAAAGCCGGAACTGAATAAGCTCCGGCTTTCTTCGTATAATTTTTGGTTTTTAGTTTCGCAGGTTATTTATTGTAAATAGCTTCCTGAGGTGTTTTAAAGTGCATAATCATTTTTTGCAATGAGCTCATCGGCAATTCTGCGGCGGGCATCTTTCAGGTTCATGGGCTCAATTTTAGTAAATCGTTTCAATCCCATTAGCATAACCCGCAGCTCATCACTTTCTGCAAAACTGGTTATTGCCGATCTTCCGGCATTATTTACTTTTTCGGTTGCCCTGTTAAGGTAAACAAGAGCGATGTCTTTATATAAAGCGTTTGCGTCTGCTCCGAGCAATTCAATTCGTTTTTCAACGCGAAGAAGTACGGATTCTGCTACATAGGTTTCTATTACCATATCAGCCAGGTTCATGATAATCTCCTGTTCTTCGGAAAGTTTCATCATGAATTTTTGGACAGCTGCACCAGCCACCATCAGAATAGCTTTTTTGAGGTTTTTGATCACCTTTTTTCGGCGGCAAACATAACGTCGTCTTCCTCGGCATTGAAATCAGGAATTGACATAATTTCCTTTCCCACTGCCATGGCCGGCCCCATCAAATCGAGCTGTCCTTTCATGGTTCGTTTTAACAACATATCAACTACCAGCAACCGGTTGATTTCATTGGTACCTTCAAAAATCCTGTTAATACGGCTGTCGCGGTAGGCTCTGTCCATTGGGGAATCCGCAGAAAAGCCCATCCCCCCGTATATCTGTACGCCTTCATCTACTACATAATCGAGGATTTCCGACCCGTGTACTTTCATAATAGCACATTCAATTGCCAGTTCCTCCAATGCTTTCAGTTTGGATTCTGATTCAGACAAGCCTTTTTCTCTTAATGTAACTGTAAGGTCATCAATACTTTGCCCAACACGATAAGCTGCTGACTCTGTTGTAAACATGCCAATGGCCATTTCTGCCAGTTTGAACTTGATCGCTCCGAAGCTCGAAATGGATGTTCCAAACTGCTTGCGTTCATTCGCATAATTAATAGCCTGCTTTGTTACCCTTTTGGCGCCGCCCAAAGCCGCCGCAGCTAATTTTATACGGCCTATATTCAGAATATTTACAGCTATTTTAAAACCATTTCCACGCTCGGAAAGCATGTTTTCAGCAGGTATTTCACAATCATTAAAAAATATCTGTCTAGTATCTGAGCCTTTAATACCCATTTTGTGCTCAGGTTCATTCATTGTTATCCCTCCAAAACCTTTTTCTACAACAAACGCTGTCAGGTTTTTATCGGTTTGTCCGTTTTCTTCAATTTTGGCAAAAACAATAAACACATCGGCGAACCCGCCATTGGTTATCCACATTTTCTGGCCATTGATTACAAAATGCTTTCCGTCAGCGGATAATTTTGCTTTGGTTTTAGCTGAATTCGCATCGGATCCGGAATCTGGTTCTGTAAGGCAATAGGCTGCTTTCCATTCTCCTGAGGCTAATTTGGGTAAGTATTTTTGCTTTTGTTCTTCATTGCCATAATACAGGATCGGTAGCGTGCCAATTCCGGTATGAGCCGAAAGTGCCACTGAAAAAGAGTTGCCTGCACCTGTTGCTTCTGCAACCAGCATAGATGTATTAAAATCCATTCCAAAACCGCCGTATTCTTCGGGAACTACCGTACCTAACAGGCCTAATTCTCCTGCTTTGTCCATCAGCGAAGCCATTAGGTCAGGACTTTTAGCCTGATCAATTTCATCCAGCCTCGGCCAGACTTCCGCTTTCAAGAAATCCCGGCAAGTATCTGCAATCATTTTTTGCTCTTCACTAAACTCCTCAGGAATAAAAATTTGTGATGCAGGTGTTTCTTTCAGCAAGAATTCACCTCCTTTAATCGACGTTTTTTTATCTTCTGCAACGGCCATGGTTAAGGTATTTTTAGTTGTCAGTTATTAACAAGAAATGGTATGCTTGCATACCATTTCTTGTCTTGCAAATATATCATTAATATTAATATTATGCTGGCATACGGTCTCAGATTTTTTTGAGCAATAAAAGGCCTTTTGAAGGATTGTAAATTATTTTTTGAAAATCTTAAACTGATGTAAAAGTGCTCCGTTACTTTCCAGACGGACAAAGTAAATGCCGGAAGAAATACCGAGTGATGACAGGTCCATGCTGATTAGCTGGTCATAACTTTGAATATAACTGACAGGAAGCGGCATTTTCTTTCCTGATGAATGAATCAGATAATATTCTATGTCTTTACTTAACAAATCGGCAGGCAGCTTAATGTTAAGAACAGTTTCCACCGGATTTGGATAAAATTGCCATTCCTTAATATCCCGCGCTATGTCAACGTCGCTGCCATAAGAAATACTGAACTGGATAGAATTTGAAATAATCGCCGAATCCTTATTTGTTGCAGTTACTGTCAATGTATAACGGCCAACAAAAGGCGTAAAACCACCTGTGTTTTCAAATAATGCATACGGAAATTTTGAGGTAGATGAGCTGATATTTTGCGGCCCTTTCAAATCGAAATGAACCTGGTCAAATTCAAAATTACCATAAGCAAAAATATTGATCAATGGAGGAAGTGAATCGTATGGAATAACATCATCTGCTCCGAGCGTTCGCAAAACCTGCTGGTTAACAGCACTACCGCCTCTGGCCAGCTCAAATGTAAGTTTAGGGATTTCTACCCTGAGTATAAACGGGATCTCTACGTATGCGCCACCATTGTCATATGCCCGGATAATCAGGCGGTAGTCACCTTCCTGTGTTGGTGTTCCTGAAAAAACATTCAATGAGAAATCAAGCCAGGAAGGCCGGTTTTGTAACGCAATTGTTGAAATATAACCATCAGTATCGCCAAAAATATCACTTGGTAAAATGTAATTAAACGGCTGGTTTACATTAGCGTATTTTACTGGTAAAGCTTTTTGAGCAAACGGGGCATTGTTAAGAAACTGGGGTTCTACCACTTTAATGGTGAAATAGGTTTCTACAAAAGCGTTAAGATCATCATATGCTTTTATAATAACACGATAACTGCCCAGTACATTTGGTGTTCCCGACAGGGCGCCGTTGGTATATGCAAGCCATGAAGGCAGTTCGCTTACTTCTACTTTTGTAACGGTTCCGTCTGCATCTAAAAACGCATCTTTAGGTATTGTGTAATTAAATGCTTTGTCAATGGCAATTGTCTGGTTAGAAAAATTACTGTTGACCGTTGGCGGTTTATTTGCATTTTCTTTGGTATCCACACGGATCGTGAAGTAGGCCTCACTGATACCCCCTTCATCATCTATACCTTTTACTAATATACGGTAGTCTCCCAATACGGTTGGTTTCCCTTTCAGGCGGCCAGCTTCGTAAGTAAGCCAAGCGGGAAGTGCACCTGCATCCATCCGTACAATCGTACCATCTACATCGGAAAATGTGTCAGTAGGTAATGCATAATTAAAGTCCTTATTTACCTGAATAATCTGCATGGGAATCGGCCTGAAAACATAAGGGGCATAATTTGATGCATCATTCCAATAATCAGGCGACAAAAGGTCTTCATCGAGTTTTATACGGACTGGTTTTGGATTAGCCGGATCCGCATAAGCCCTTCTGGCCCATTCACTGTATATAACATTGGTAGCACCTGACTTTTCGACTGCGGCAGAAAGCTTGTAACTTACTTCATCAGCATATTGAATAGGGACAATTGGTTTGTTCAGCCAGTTCGCTGATGCCTGCTGTAAGAAAGTCTGGGCCTGCTGCATTTGGCCGGTTGTGGATATTACTACTGAAATGACATTGGCTCCATTTTCAAAATTTTCATTTATCTGTTTCAAATGTGTTGCATTGTCCAGGGATGCGTCAGGGAATACTTCATTCGCTGCAATAAAGCTGGCAGGGGCATCACTTCTGAGAATATCTACTGCCCAACGGTGATCATAGGCCAGGCCATTATTTACTTTAATTCCGTCCGCATTTTCATTCAGGTCCTTATACGCCAATGTTCCTCTTAATGCAGATAAACCGTCGAAAACAGAGCCATGATCTGAAACAAACTTGATTGTAGGATCAACTGATTTTACAGTAGAAATCATTTGATTCAAATATTGTTTAAACATCAGGTGCCGGTAGATGTACCAGTCTTTTCCATAGCGCTGCCTGAACGATTGAAAAACATCCCAGTTGGTAGCAGGCGCCGGTGCCTCGTCAAATGTCTTATAATTGGTGCCCCACAAAAAGTTGAGCCGCTCTATTTTTTTGTAATTAGCTTTTAGCCATGCCTGAAAACCTTTGACCATTCGAGGTGAATAATCATAAATGGCTGACTGGTCTTTGCCATCGGCAATTAAACCAACGGGATATTCTCCTTCCTGAGTTGGCGTGTTGGTAACGGATATGAATAACAGATTTTTGGCGGTTTGTAGGTATTTATATCTTTCTGTAACTTCTTTTACAAAAGCAGCAGCCCGGTTAACTATAGGCCGGTTATCAAATCCAAAATAAGTATCCAGGTATCCACCCAATGCAGGCACGTTGGTGTTGCTGAACTGGCTGTCCGAAGGTTCCCAGAAACCATTAATTCTGGAAGCCGCTCTGCCCAGGTGAATTCTTATTGCTACTTTCAT from Dyadobacter sp. NIV53 carries:
- the bshC gene encoding bacillithiol biosynthesis cysteine-adding enzyme BshC; its protein translation is MTLKKVDLRNTGQFPALLLDYLDQKPSLQEFYSVYPTIDNARKAIDSRVDFDQEKRQTLVQVLEKQYHGSPYKPDFSILLDAKTFTVTTGHQLNIFAGPLYIIYKIVTTIKLAQELKKAYPDCNFVPVYWMATEDHDFEEIASFHLFGQTHKWEGEHKGAVGRLDPKELESILKRLPVKPLLFAKAYLENNTLSDAVRCYMHELFGQDGLICIDADDADLKRHFLPIIKQELTNPISEKLVTDTTKKLSSLGYHTPLHAREINLFYLQDNLRERIVREGDAFTVLNTDISFSEGEIIELADEHPEYFSPNVVLRPLYEEVILPNLAYIGGPSEVPYWMQLKGIFDHYQVPFPMLIPRNFGMYVNSSQRKKVEKLRINYEDLFLDQVVLRRTFVEKTTEKSLTLDDQKTSFLSVFDSILEKAVAVDKTMGGAVKAEQAKLLNSLENLEKRIRKAEERNHESEIDQLLNLKNKLFPKGTAQERYDNFLNFYMDDPLFIRKFFDAFSPLDFKYYILIEDHE
- a CDS encoding putative Ig domain-containing protein; its protein translation is MASFSRLLIRYSFIGLILLLFAGNEADAQDQSTLSEADPQRYLALMSLNLTVEKGSELDLIKLAKQNGLNSVYLTIPWDKVYINSPTETPNWPRFDEQIQLATSLGMKVAIRIHLGRAASRINGFWEPSDSQFSNTNVPALGGYLDTYFGFDNRPIVNRAAAFVKEVTERYKYLQTAKNLLFISVTNTPTQEGEYPVGLIADGKDQSAIYDYSPRMVKGFQAWLKANYKKIERLNFLWGTNYKTFDEAPAPATNWDVFQSFRQRYGKDWYIYRHLMFKQYLNQMISTVKSVDPTIKFVSDHGSVFDGLSALRGTLAYKDLNENADGIKVNNGLAYDHRWAVDILRSDAPASFIAANEVFPDASLDNATHLKQINENFENGANVISVVISTTGQMQQAQTFLQQASANWLNKPIVPIQYADEVSYKLSAAVEKSGATNVIYSEWARRAYADPANPKPVRIKLDEDLLSPDYWNDASNYAPYVFRPIPMQIIQVNKDFNYALPTDTFSDVDGTIVRMDAGALPAWLTYEAGRLKGKPTVLGDYRILVKGIDDEGGISEAYFTIRVDTKENANKPPTVNSNFSNQTIAIDKAFNYTIPKDAFLDADGTVTKVEVSELPSWLAYTNGALSGTPNVLGSYRVIIKAYDDLNAFVETYFTIKVVEPQFLNNAPFAQKALPVKYANVNQPFNYILPSDIFGDTDGYISTIALQNRPSWLDFSLNVFSGTPTQEGDYRLIIRAYDNGGAYVEIPFILRVEIPKLTFELARGGSAVNQQVLRTLGADDVIPYDSLPPLINIFAYGNFEFDQVHFDLKGPQNISSSTSKFPYALFENTGGFTPFVGRYTLTVTATNKDSAIISNSIQFSISYGSDVDIARDIKEWQFYPNPVETVLNIKLPADLLSKDIEYYLIHSSGKKMPLPVSYIQSYDQLISMDLSSLGISSGIYFVRLESNGALLHQFKIFKK